In Arachis stenosperma cultivar V10309 chromosome 1, arast.V10309.gnm1.PFL2, whole genome shotgun sequence, one DNA window encodes the following:
- the LOC130980696 gene encoding high-affinity nitrate transporter 3.1, translated as MASRLVVVASLLVLCCLAGICYGKGHFSSLKKTLDVTASPKKGQVLKAGIDKITVTWGLNKTLPAGTDSAYQTVKVKLCYAPISQKDRAWRKTEDDLSRDKTCQHKILAKPYDASNKTVNRFEWVIERDVPTATYFVRAYAFDSNDAEVAYGQTTDAKKTTNLFEIQAISGRHASLDICSICFSVFSVMSLFVFFYIEKRKGKVSK; from the exons ATGGCATCAAGATTGGTTGTGGTAGCATCACTACTTGTCCTTTGCTGCTTAGCCGGAATTTGTTATGGCAAAGGTCACTTCTCTTCCTTGAAGAAAACCCTTGATGTCACCGCTTCCCCCAAGAAAGGACAAG TTTTGAAAGCTGGAATAGACAAAATAACAGTGACATGGGGTCTTAACAAGACCTTACCAGCCGGGACAGACTCTGCATATCAGACCGTTAAGGTGAAGCTGTGCTACGCGCCAATCAGCCAGAAAGACCGCGCGTGGAGGAAGACGGAGGACGACCTCTCAAGGGACAAAACGTGCCAGCACAAGATCCTGGCCAAACCCTACGACGCTTCCAACAAGACCGTTAATCGTTTCGAGTGGGTGATCGAGCGCGACGTGCCCACCGCCACGTACTTCGTACGCGCCTACGCGTTTGATTCTAATGACGCTGAAGTTGCTTACGGTCAGACCACTGATGCTAAGAAGACAACAAACTTGTTTGAGATCCAAGCAATCAGCGGGCGCCACGCGTCCCTTGATATATGCTCAATTTGCTTCAGTGTTTTCTCGGTGATGTCACTCTTTGTGTTCTTCTACATCGAGAAGAGGAAGGGTAAGGTTTCCAAGTGA
- the LOC130980682 gene encoding manganese-dependent ADP-ribose/CDP-alcohol diphosphatase-like: protein MGYANGQASYVNGESTSNRKQQPLFSFGLITDVQYADIPDGRSFLGVPRYYRHSILVLQRAVKEWNNHQRHNFVINFGDIVDGYCPKDQSLKTVKKIVHEFENFKGPVYHLIGNHCLYNLPRSQLLPLLRIQSDKGHGYYDFSPMPEYRFVVLDGYDISAIGWPKDHPRTLEALKFLQAKNPNEDKNSPMGLVGLERRFLMFNGGVGEEQMKWLDRVLEDSTRLKQKVVVCCHLPLHPGASSKEALLWNYDEVMNLIHRYNCVKLCIAGHDHKGGYSIDSHGVHHKVLEAALECPPGTDAFGYADVYDDRISLHGTDRMKSVDMYFNPKADL from the coding sequence ATGGGTTATGCCAACGGGCAAGCTAGTTATGTTAATGGAGAATCTACTTCAAATAGGAAACAACAacctctcttttcttttggatTGATTACTGATGTCCAATATGCAGACATTCCAGATGGTCGATCGTTTCTTGGTGTTCCTCGGTACTATAGGCATAGCATTCTTGTATTGCAAAGAGCAGTTAAAGAATGGAACAATCACCAGAGGCATAATTTTGTGATAAATTTTGGAGACATTGTTGATGGATATTGTCCGAAAGATCAGTCTCTCAAAACGGTAAAGAAAATTGTTCATGAGTTTGAGAACTTCAAGGGACCCGTGTATCACTTGATTGGCAATCATTGCCTATACAATCTCCCTCGCAGTCAGTTGCTTCCGTTGTTGAGGATTCAGAGCGATAAAGGCCACGGTTACTATGATTTCTCGCCCATGCCAGAGTATAGGTTCGTTGTTCTCGATGGATATGACATCAGCGCCATTGGTTGGCCCAAGGATCATCCAAGAACATTAGAGGCCTTAAAATTCTTGCAGGCAAAGAATCCGAACGAGGACAAGAACAGTCCAATGGGTTTGGTTGGGCTTGAGAGAAGGTTCCTCATGTTCAATGGGGGTGTTGGAGAGGAGCAAATGAAATGGTTGGACCGCGTCCTTGAAGATTCAACAAGATTGAAACAGAAAGTTGTGGTCTGCTGCCATCTTCCTCTGCATCCCGGCGCATCGTCGAAGGAGGCACTGTTATGGAATTATGACGAAGTAATGAACTTAATACATAGATACAATTGTGTGAAGCTATGTATAGCAGGACATGATCACAAAGGTGGATACTCAATTGATTCACATGGCGTACACCATAAAGTTCTTGAAGCTGCATTGGAGTGTCCTCCTGGGACAGATGCATTTGGATATGCTGATGTTTATGATGACAGAATATCGCTTCATGGCACTGATAGAATGAAGAGTGTAGATATGTACTTTAATCCTAAGGCAGATTTGTGA